CCGGCTCTGCTCTGCAGAAAAGGTCATGGCGCAGAAGACCTACGAGCCCGTTGAAGAGGCCACTCGGAGTCCTTCGACAGGCTCAGGACGAACGGATAATTTATCTGAGAGGTCCGATAAATTCCGCTCATGCTGAGCTTGTCGAAGCATGCTCCGCTCGGGTTCCATCGCGTGCGCTTAGGAAGAAAAAAAGGGGAACCGATACTACGCCGGGAGAGTAAGATCGACCCGCGGCACGACTCTTTCGGCTTCTGCCGCGGCGAATAGCTCGCTGCGCTCGAAGCGGAAAAAACCGGCGATCATGTTGGCCGGAAAGATTTCCTGTTTGACGTTAAACCGTGTCGCCGTGTCGTTGTAATATTGGCGCGCGAAGGCGAGCTGATTCTCGGTGGTGGTCAACTCTTCTTGGAGCTGCAGGACGTTCTGGTTGGCTTTGAGCTCGGGATAGTTTTCGATCAGCACGAAAACTTTGCCGAGCGATTGCGACAGCGCGTTTTGCGCCTCGGCCGATTCCTTCACTCCGGTCGAGGCCATCGCGCGGCTGCGCGCGTCGATGACTTTCTGCAGCGTGTCCTGCTCATACTTCATGACGCCCTTGACGGTTTCGATGAGATTGGGGATCAGATCGTAGCGCCGCTTGAGCTGGACGTCGATCTGCTTCCAGGCGTTTTGGACTTGATGTTTGAGGCCGACGAGGCCGTTGTAAGTAAAAATGACCCAGACAATAACCAGTAAGAGCACAACCGGAAATATCAAGCCCATGGCTCCCTCCGACTGCAAATGATCTAAAAAGATCAATCGGCAATCAGAATCGAACCTGAAATCTCCTTTATGCTCCCGACGCCGGTCATGGTCATGACCCGCTGCATCTCTTCGGCGAAGATATTGTAAACCCGCTCGACGCCGCGCGCGCCGAAGGCGCCGACGCCCCACGCCACCGGCCTGCCGGTTAGTATCGCTTTGGCGCCGAGCGCCAAAGCTTTGACGATATCGCCGCCGCTGCGCACGCCGCTGTCGAGTAGCACCGGTACTTTGGCTCCGACCGCGTCGACGACTTCCGGCAGCGCTTCCAAGGCCGAGCGATTGAAGTCGAGAATGCGCCCGCCGTGGTTCGAAACCACCACTGCATCGGCGCCGGAATTCACGGCAATCTTTGCGTCGGCGGCGCCCATGATGCCTTTGACAACCACCGGCAGCCTCACCTGCTGCTTCATCCACTCGATGTCCTTCGGCGTCGACTTGTGGCCCTTGCGCGGCTTGCCGTCCTTGGTCGACAGCGGCACCTCGTCGCCGATTTTCACCGGCTTGACCGTGTCCATGGTGATGCCGACTGCCGCAAAGCCCAAATCTTCTGACATCTTGGCGTAGTCGGAAACTTCCTCCTTGCCGCGATTCATGTAGGCCATGAAAACCAGCGGCGACTTGGCCGCGCTGCGCCAGCCTTTGGGATCGAACTTGGCCGCCTGGCTGGTAAACATCATCGCGCCGAAGGCGGCGGTGCCTTCACCGACCTCGCGCTCGGCATTGTCGCCGATCAAACTAAAGCTCCCCACCGGCGCCGTGATTGCCGGAATCGGCAACTTACAGCCAAACAGCTCAGTAGAAATATCCGGCTCCGAGATATCGTGAAAAATCTTCTGGCGAAACAGGTAGCGGTGAAACGCCCGCGGGTTGCGCCGAAAGGTCGCCTTGGTCTCCGCCGCGCCGTTGAAGTGCTTCCACGCCTCCGGCGGCGCTTTCTGCTTCATGATCGCGCGCAGATCGCGCAAGCCCATTTGTTCCAGTGGTTTTTCGTTCATAGTAAATCCGAACTTTGCCGCGCTAAGTCCTCTGCGCCTCTGCGCGAGATATTCCGGCCACTCCTAATTCGCCGAGGTCAACTCCCAACAATTGGCCCCTGGGTCGCGGAAGCAAAACGACGCTACATTTTCACTCTCTTCCAACCCGAACAACTCGCTCACGCCCAACTCTTTGCCATGCGCGCTGAATTCGCGATGGGCCTCTTTGACCGCGTCCTTCGAAGCCATCGTCAGCGTGTTGCGGAAGTTTTTCGAAAACACCGGCGCGTTCTGGCGAATCGCGCAGACGATGAAGGTTTTGGTCGTCGGGTGTTTAATATAGACGACATGATCGCTAAAGCGGTGCGCGTCCATGCCCAGGACTTCCATGTAAAAATTCTTGCTGACCTCGATATCCGTCGATACCAACGTGCCGTGGGTAAACCCCTGCGGCACATAGCCGCGCCCCGGGAACTTCCCCTCCGGCAGGAGCTGATCCCAGTGAGCCATCTTCACCGCGCCGAACCGTGCCGCGGTAGCCTGCTTGCGGTTGAACGCCTCGTAGCACTCGATCTCCCAACCGTTGGTGCCAGGCTCGACGAAATAGCAGGAATAGGAACCGTGGCTCCACGTCGGCTTGCCAATGGCGCCGAGCTTGTACTCGGCCTTGTGCGCGAGCAGGTAATCGTAGGCGCGATCCACTTCTTCCGGACTCACCACCCGCACGCCCCAATGATTGTGCATCGGCTTGGCCGGCGCATCGGGCCCGGCCTCATGAACGATGAGCTGCCAATGCGTGTTGGGATGTTTGAGCGTCGCTTCGCCGGGTTTCTCGGAAATTTTTTCGAAGGCCAACAGCTCGGTCAGCACTTTCAACGACTCTTGGAGATTGCGGCATTCCATATGCGTGGCAGCCAGAGCGACGGGTTTGATCATAGTTCTTCCTCCGAAAAGTCGTCCCTTATTTCGCGGAAATTTACTGCGCGCGCGGCGGCGAGTCAAACTGACGGCCGCATCCATCAGGCTAGTGCAAGGTACCAACAGCAAGCGATTACCGCGAGCGCGGCAGCGCCGCAACTCAACTGAGTCAATTCCCCCGGCGCTTTGAGTCTTGTGATAACGACGAGCGCCGCCATCACCACACCTGCGGCGAAGCCAAACAAGTGGGCAAATAAATCTGTGCGCTGCCCCGCCGTTCCCAACATCGCCAGCAACGCAACGGCAGCCGCCACCGAGAGCCACCTGCGGCGCGCCACCATTGTCGTGCGCCGGCGCGTGGACATGCCGAGCACGCCGAGCATGCCAACCGCGCCGAACACCGCCGTCGACGCTCCCACAGAGATATGTGCCGAACCATGCGATCCATACATCAGGGCGTTGAGATAATTGCCGATGGCGCCTGCGAACAACAGTGCAACTGAGCCAAGCCCTGCACCTAATATGCTGCACACAGCGCTAAAGAATATCGCCGCCGCCGCAGCGTTGCCGAGCACATGGGCGATGTCGGCGTGCAGCGTCAGAGCCGTCACGACACGCCACAGCTCACCGTTGAGAATCCGTTCAGCATCGGCGCTGCCGCGTTGCAACCATGGGAAGGCGGGAGTTTTGAGACTCGTGATGAAAAAGAACAAGAGGAGCAGCTCGCCAAGGATGATGCCCGAAAACAAACTCATCGGTTCAGGCGGTGTCACCCGCTCGCGCGCTGCCCGTAGATTTTCCTCGTCGTAAGCAGCAAGCGCAGCGCGAGCCGCAGCCGCTTCGTCGGCCCGCACGCTCAGAACAAAGCCATCCATACTCTCACCGACATGCGGCGCCAGGCCCTGCGAGACCAGCACAAGCTCCCATTCCCGCACCAAGGCATGGTCGTGTGTGATACGCACAGAAATGAAAGACTCAGCGATCACAAGAAAGCGGATTCACCACGGAGACCCAGAGGGCATGGAGCTCGGAAAAAAGATTCCACCACGAAGCACACGAACGACACGGAGTTCGGAGAAAACTTTTTGATTCTCTTCTCTTACCTTCGTGATCTTCGTGTCCTTCGTGGTGAACAATTCTTTGGGGACTATTTCAGCAAATCCACTACCGCACCCTTCACACTTTCAGTTGACGGCAAGAAAGGCCGCTCATCCCATTAGGGTAGATACTGATCGGCGCCGGCGACGATGCGCGGCGGCGCCTTCAGGGTTCCCGCCGGTAGTTCGTCGAGCACGCAGCGAACGTGCGTCGCGTAGCCGCCCGGCGCTGGTTCGTCTTGGACGATCAGGAACCGGCCGGTTTTCTTGGCGGATTGCAAAATCGTTTCTTTGTCCAGCGGCTTGATGAATCCCAGGCTGATGACTTCCACGGCAGCAGGATTTTTTTGCCAATTCATCGGCGACGTCTTCCGCCAGCGCGGCGCAGCGGCGGGCGGCGACGATCGTCAAACAATCACCGGCGCGGGTCACCAGCGCTTTGCCTTTGGGATTGACGTCGGCAACGTCGCCCGTGCGGGTCGGCATCGAGCGGTCTTCGAAAAACAACGTCGGCGTCGGGCGATTCAAAGCATCGCGAAAATTCCAGTAGGCTTCATTCGGCGAGCCGGGCACTGCTATTTTCTTCTTTCCTTCCCCGCTTCAGGGGAGGATCAAGGTGGGGGCCAGCTCTTCGATGCGGCCCCCATCCTAACCTCCCCCGAGAGAGACTGTGTCGCAATTATCAGGGGTGCTGCGGGGGAAAATATCTGATAACGGGAAAACATTGCAATAACGCAGAGACGATATGCTAAGGCACGCCGAAAGGAAAGGGAACGAAATGGCGTACCGGTGCGGGGAACGAGAACAGTTGGGATTATTGCCGGCGGGCATAGAAGAGTACGTAGGCCGAGAAGACCCGGTGCGGGTCTACGATGCGTTTGTCGAGAGTCTAGATTTTGCGGCGCTGGGGATTGTCCTTGATGACGAGCAGGTAGGGCCACCGGAGTACGATCCCAAAGCGATGATGAAGCTGTTGGTGTACGGGTATAGCTACGGGGTGAAGGGATCGAGAAAGCTGGAGCGCGAGTGCCATCATAATTTGAGTTTCATGTGGTGAAAGCCGTGTTGTTTTATGACCGAAAATCCATCGATTGCGACACAGTCCCGCGGGAGAGGATAGAGGATAGAGGTGAGGGTGCGTTGTGGGTTGGTCGAGCCTTCGATCGGCGGGTGATCGAAAGCTACCTCGAAGCTCTTTTGGCGGTCAAGAGAAATGCGATTCCGAGGAAGCGGTTGCACCACCCTCTTGAGAATCAGGTCCGATTAAGATATGCATGCTTCCCAAGATGTTGCGTGCAGCTCCGACTTTGCTTCTATTTGTAGTGTAAACGCTCCCAAATTGACCTGAAAAAGACAAGTCGCGCTCCAAAGGAGTTCCTTTATGGCCTATGTATTAGCTGTAATCGTCTTCTTCGCCATCGCCGCAAGCAGCGCCCCAACGGCTCGCGGTGCAGCTTGGGAGCCAACCAAGCCCATTGAATTCGTGATCCCCGCTGGCACTGGCGGCGGCGCCGATCAAATGGCGCGGCTCATCGCCGGCATCGCCGACAAAAACAAACTCTCGCCGCGACCGCTCCTGCCAGTGAACAAATCTGGCGGTGCCGGCGCCGAGGGATTTCTCTATGTCAAAGAGAAAAAGGGCGATCCTCACGTGATCGTCATCACCCTGTCCAATCTCTTTACCACACCGTTGCACACGGGCATTCCCTTCAATTGGAAGGATTTGACGCCGGTCGCGCGCATGGCGCTCGATCAATTCATCCTTTGGGTCAACGCGGACACGCCTTACAAAACCGCCAAAGAGTACCTCGCCTCAGTTAAGGAACAATCCGGTGGCAGCGCGCGCATGAAGATGGGCGGCACTGGTTCGGCGCAGGAAGATCAAATCATTACGATCCAATTGGAACAGCAGCTCGGTGTCAAGTTCACTTACGTGCCATTCAAGGGTGGCGGCGAGGTCTGTGTCAATCTAGTCGGTAAACATATCGATTCGACAGTGAACAATCCCGCCGAATGCGTTAGCCACTGGAAGGCAGGACGCGTGCGGCCGTTGGGAGTATTCGATGGCGCACGTATTACCGAGGGCGATTGGAAGGCGATACCGACCATCAAAGAAGCCCTGGGCGCCGATATCCGCTATCAAATGCTGCGCGGTATCTTCGCGGCGCCCGACATTCCCAAAGAGGCTTTGCAGTGGCAAACCAGTTTTTTGAAAAAAGTTTTCGACACCGCCGATTTCAAAAAATATCTTGCCGACGGCGCTTTAAAGCCCGCGTTCAGCACGGGTTCTGAATACATCAAGTGGGTGGACGAGAACGAAAAGATTCACCGCGAATTGATGCAGAAAGAGGGCCTACTGAAGCAGTAGCATGCGCGCTGCCGAGGTCATCACCGCTTCTCTCCTCGCGCTCTTCGGCGCGCTTGTGCTATTCGATGCTACAAGGTTGGGTATCGGTTGGGGGAGCGACGGCCCGAAGAGCGGCTTCTTCCCTTTTTGGCTTGCGCTCATCATGGTCGCTTCTTGCATCGTGATCGTCGTACAAGCGCTGCGCCAAACCCAAAACAAGCCTTTCATCGATCCGCAAGCCCTGCCACCGGTGCTGAAAGTGCTTTGGCCGGCGTTCGCCGCCGTTCTGCTAATGCAGTGGATCGGCCTCTACGCCGCCTCAGCCATCTACCTGGCGTTCTACATGCGCTGGGTCGGGCGCCAGTCCTGGGGTGCCGTGATAGCACTTTCGCTGGCGATCCCCGTGCTCAGTTTTTTTGTTTTTGAAAAGTGGTTTCTCGTGCCGATGCCGAAGGGCCCGCTGGAAGCCTGGCTGGGCTACTGAGTCATGGGCCTGGAAAACCTACTACTCGGCTTCCAGATCGCGATCACGCCGTACAATATTTTCGTGGCGGTCATGGGCATTCTGCTCGGCACCGTCATCGGTGTTTTGCCGGGCCTGGGCGGCGCCAATGGCGTGGCGATACTTTTGCCCGTGACCTTCGCCATGCCGCCGACTTCGGGAATCATTCTGCTAACCTCGATCTACTGGGGTGCCCTCTTCGGCGGCGCCATCACCTCGGTGCTTTTTAACATTCCCGGCGAGCCCTGGTCGGTGGCGACAACGTTCGACGGCTACCCGATGGCGCGCCAGGGCTTGGGTGGCCAGGCGCTCACAGCGGCGTTTACGTCGTCATTCATTGGCGCGTTGTTTTCGATTCTCCTCATCACCTTTTTCGCGCCGCTTTTGGCCGAAGTTGCGCTCAAATTCGGCCCGGCGGAATTTTTCGCCATACAACTTCTCACCTTCTCCAGTTTCGTCGGCCTCGGCGGCAGCAATCCGCTCAAGTCACTGGTTTCAATCTTGATCGGCTTTATCCTCGCCGCGGTGGGGTTGGATATTGTCACCGGCCAATTGCGCTTGACCTTTGGTTTCACCGGCTTGATGAAAGGGTTCGATTTTATCATCGCCGTCATCGGCCTGTTCGGCATCGGCGAAATTCTTTTGAGCGTCGAAGAAGGCTTGAGCTTCAAAGGCACCAAGACCGGCATGAACTTGCGGGTTGTCTTCGACACCTGGAAAGAGCTGCCAGGCTACTGGCGCACCTTTCTGCGCAGCTCCTTCATCGGGTTTTGGATGGGCTTCAAACCGGGCGGCGCAACGCCGGCG
Above is a genomic segment from Deltaproteobacteria bacterium containing:
- a CDS encoding LemA family protein, giving the protein MGLIFPVVLLLVIVWVIFTYNGLVGLKHQVQNAWKQIDVQLKRRYDLIPNLIETVKGVMKYEQDTLQKVIDARSRAMASTGVKESAEAQNALSQSLGKVFVLIENYPELKANQNVLQLQEELTTTENQLAFARQYYNDTATRFNVKQEIFPANMIAGFFRFERSELFAAAEAERVVPRVDLTLPA
- a CDS encoding alpha-hydroxy-acid oxidizing protein gives rise to the protein MNEKPLEQMGLRDLRAIMKQKAPPEAWKHFNGAAETKATFRRNPRAFHRYLFRQKIFHDISEPDISTELFGCKLPIPAITAPVGSFSLIGDNAEREVGEGTAAFGAMMFTSQAAKFDPKGWRSAAKSPLVFMAYMNRGKEEVSDYAKMSEDLGFAAVGITMDTVKPVKIGDEVPLSTKDGKPRKGHKSTPKDIEWMKQQVRLPVVVKGIMGAADAKIAVNSGADAVVVSNHGGRILDFNRSALEALPEVVDAVGAKVPVLLDSGVRSGGDIVKALALGAKAILTGRPVAWGVGAFGARGVERVYNIFAEEMQRVMTMTGVGSIKEISGSILIAD
- a CDS encoding VOC family protein produces the protein MDAAVSLTRRRARSKFPRNKGRLFGGRTMIKPVALAATHMECRNLQESLKVLTELLAFEKISEKPGEATLKHPNTHWQLIVHEAGPDAPAKPMHNHWGVRVVSPEEVDRAYDYLLAHKAEYKLGAIGKPTWSHGSYSCYFVEPGTNGWEIECYEAFNRKQATAARFGAVKMAHWDQLLPEGKFPGRGYVPQGFTHGTLVSTDIEVSKNFYMEVLGMDAHRFSDHVVYIKHPTTKTFIVCAIRQNAPVFSKNFRNTLTMASKDAVKEAHREFSAHGKELGVSELFGLEESENVASFCFRDPGANCWELTSAN
- a CDS encoding rhomboid family intramembrane serine protease, with product MRITHDHALVREWELVLVSQGLAPHVGESMDGFVLSVRADEAAAARAALAAYDEENLRAARERVTPPEPMSLFSGIILGELLLLFFFITSLKTPAFPWLQRGSADAERILNGELWRVVTALTLHADIAHVLGNAAAAAIFFSAVCSILGAGLGSVALLFAGAIGNYLNALMYGSHGSAHISVGASTAVFGAVGMLGVLGMSTRRRTTMVARRRWLSVAAAVALLAMLGTAGQRTDLFAHLFGFAAGVVMAALVVITRLKAPGELTQLSCGAAALAVIACCWYLALA
- a CDS encoding transposase gives rise to the protein MLRHAERKGNEMAYRCGEREQLGLLPAGIEEYVGREDPVRVYDAFVESLDFAALGIVLDDEQVGPPEYDPKAMMKLLVYGYSYGVKGSRKLERECHHNLSFMW
- a CDS encoding tripartite tricarboxylate transporter substrate binding protein; protein product: MAYVLAVIVFFAIAASSAPTARGAAWEPTKPIEFVIPAGTGGGADQMARLIAGIADKNKLSPRPLLPVNKSGGAGAEGFLYVKEKKGDPHVIVITLSNLFTTPLHTGIPFNWKDLTPVARMALDQFILWVNADTPYKTAKEYLASVKEQSGGSARMKMGGTGSAQEDQIITIQLEQQLGVKFTYVPFKGGGEVCVNLVGKHIDSTVNNPAECVSHWKAGRVRPLGVFDGARITEGDWKAIPTIKEALGADIRYQMLRGIFAAPDIPKEALQWQTSFLKKVFDTADFKKYLADGALKPAFSTGSEYIKWVDENEKIHRELMQKEGLLKQ
- a CDS encoding tripartite tricarboxylate transporter TctB family protein, producing MRAAEVITASLLALFGALVLFDATRLGIGWGSDGPKSGFFPFWLALIMVASCIVIVVQALRQTQNKPFIDPQALPPVLKVLWPAFAAVLLMQWIGLYAASAIYLAFYMRWVGRQSWGAVIALSLAIPVLSFFVFEKWFLVPMPKGPLEAWLGY
- a CDS encoding tripartite tricarboxylate transporter permease, whose translation is MGLENLLLGFQIAITPYNIFVAVMGILLGTVIGVLPGLGGANGVAILLPVTFAMPPTSGIILLTSIYWGALFGGAITSVLFNIPGEPWSVATTFDGYPMARQGLGGQALTAAFTSSFIGALFSILLITFFAPLLAEVALKFGPAEFFAIQLLTFSSFVGLGGSNPLKSLVSILIGFILAAVGLDIVTGQLRLTFGFTGLMKGFDFIIAVIGLFGIGEILLSVEEGLSFKGTKTGMNLRVVFDTWKELPGYWRTFLRSSFIGFWMGFKPGGATPASFMSYAFAKRFSKNSANFGKGEIEGVVAPETAAHSAGIAAMLPMITLGIPGSPTAAVMLGGLIIWGLQPGPMLFTEKPDFVWGLIASMYTGNIIGVLMVLAFVPLFAAILRIPFAILTPLIVIVCAIGAYAVNGRMLDVWYMLGFGVIGYVFKKLDYPIAPLVLALVLGDLAESALRQSLIISQGSLAIFFTRPIAGAITAAAIFFFVMPLLGPWWKRFKER